The genomic stretch CCTGCGCCAGTTGATCGATGGTCCTGCGGATCCTGAGCATGGGGCCGACGAAGGAGTGGGAATACACCGTGCCTACCACCCCGATGAAGACCAGCAACGTTATGAGGGATATGGAGAAGAACAGGGGGAGCTGGAGCATCTCCGCGAGTTTCTGGAACACCCGCAGAAGCAGCGTGTATGCCATCAACACGAATATCAGGAAGATGATGAACCGGGACTGCGGCCCCGCGAAGTTCAGGTAACCCTTCCCGCGGCCGAGAATACTTCGCTTCAGACTTGTTGACATTGCTGCCGGCTCACCTCATCGCGCAGGGAAAATCAACCGCTTCTGTCACGCTGTCCGATCAGGTCCAGGACAGTGTCAAAATTATACTGATAAAAAAGGGGCAGGTCAAGGTCATAATTTGCCTTGCAGCGGCTCCGCGCCTGTGGTACATTTTTTCATGGCCCTCGTTGACCGCAATAACCGGTGCATCGACTACCTGCGCATCTCCGTCACCGACAGATGCAATCTCTCCTGCCTGTACTGCAAGCCGAAAGCCCGCATCGGGAGCCTCCAGCACCGAGACATTCTCCGGTATGAGGAAATGCTCAGGATCGTCTCCGTGGCCGTGCCGCTCGGCATCACGCACGTCCGCATCACCGGCGGTGAACCGCTCGTGCGGCGCGGCATCGTTGACTTCATCCGGTCGCTCCGGTCCGTCGACGGGATCAGGGACATGAGCCTGACCACGAACGGTGTGCTGCTCGCCGGCATGGTCGGCGAACTTCGTGATGCAGGGATCGGGCGTCTCAACATCAGCCTCGACTCCCTCCTTCCGGAAAAGTTCCGCACCATGACGGGAAGCGACCACTGGTCCGACGTCTGGGAAGGTATCCGGCGGGCGGAGGAGGCGGGATTTTCCCCGGTCAAGATCAACATGGTCCCGGTCAGAGGCGTCAATGATGATGAAATCCTGGACTTCGCGCGGCTCACGATCGACCGCCCCCTGCACGTCAGGTTCATCGAGTTCATGCCCATCGGCGCGAACGACCGGTGGCGGAGCGAAGCCTGTGTCAGCGGGGCGCAGATCCGGGAGGTCATCGAACGCGAGTTCGGTACGCTCGCCCCTGCACGCGGCAATGAGTCAGCAGGCCCCGCCTCGAATTTCCGGATCTCAGGAGCTGCGGGCGTGATCGGGTTCATCAGCCCTATCAGCAAGCACTTTTGCGCAGCCTGCCGTCGGCTGCGGCTCACGGCCGACGGGAAGATCAGGCCCTGTCTCCTGTCGGATACCGAGATCGATGTGAAGTCGCCTTTGCGCGGAGGCTGCGATGAGCGGGAACTGGAGCGGCTGCTGAGGCTGGCCCTGGAGATCAAGCCGGAGCACCACTATATCGACCGGGACCGGGGACTGCCGTACTGTTTCGAACGGACCATGTCGGGGATAGGGGGATGAGCGCGGGGTGACGAGTGACAAAGGACAGGAAGCCGGCCCGAAACTGAACCACTTCGACGAAGAAGGCAGGGCGCGCATGGTCGATGTTTCCGGCAAGGCGGAAACGGTCCGCGAGGCGGAAGCCGAAGCCCGGGTGAATATGCAGCCGGAAACGCTCGGCCTCATTCTTGACAGGAACATTTCGAAAGGAGACGTGTTCGGCGTTGCCCGCGTGGCCGGCATCATGGCAGCGAAGAAAACGCCTGAACTGGTCCCCCTGTGCCATCCGGTGATTCTCACGTCCGTCGAGGTCGCATTTGAGCCGGACGCCCCCTCATCGAGTGTCCTTGTCCGCGCGACGGCCCGGACGACGGGGAAAACGGGCGTGGAAATGGAGGCCCTGACGGCCGCAGCTGTCGCCGGTCTCACCATCTATGACATGTGCAAGGCCGTGGACCGGGCGATGACGATCACCGGCGTGCAGCTGATGAAAAAAACGGGCGGTAAGAGCGGGACCTTCAAGCGGTCCTGACGCGGTGCCTGAACTTACAATCCGGGACAAGAAGCGGGGAAAGAGGCCCCGCTTTTTTTATTACTGAAATTGCCGCCTGAACATGGTATTTTATACCAGCATCCGTCATTTGGTTCCGTCCGCAGCGCCGGGGCGGAGATGTCGATATGAAGAAAAAACTCCTGGAAGAAGAAAGGAAAATGA from Nitrospirota bacterium encodes the following:
- the moaA gene encoding GTP 3',8-cyclase MoaA — translated: MALVDRNNRCIDYLRISVTDRCNLSCLYCKPKARIGSLQHRDILRYEEMLRIVSVAVPLGITHVRITGGEPLVRRGIVDFIRSLRSVDGIRDMSLTTNGVLLAGMVGELRDAGIGRLNISLDSLLPEKFRTMTGSDHWSDVWEGIRRAEEAGFSPVKINMVPVRGVNDDEILDFARLTIDRPLHVRFIEFMPIGANDRWRSEACVSGAQIREVIEREFGTLAPARGNESAGPASNFRISGAAGVIGFISPISKHFCAACRRLRLTADGKIRPCLLSDTEIDVKSPLRGGCDERELERLLRLALEIKPEHHYIDRDRGLPYCFERTMSGIGG
- the moaC gene encoding cyclic pyranopterin monophosphate synthase MoaC: MTSDKGQEAGPKLNHFDEEGRARMVDVSGKAETVREAEAEARVNMQPETLGLILDRNISKGDVFGVARVAGIMAAKKTPELVPLCHPVILTSVEVAFEPDAPSSSVLVRATARTTGKTGVEMEALTAAAVAGLTIYDMCKAVDRAMTITGVQLMKKTGGKSGTFKRS